The window AGATTTCGGCCATGGCAGCGGACTTCTGTCAGTGGTACCGGGTAACGTCGTGTGCCATGGCAGCCGAACGGGACTCCCATCCCCCGGCGTCGCGTCGGCGTGCCCGTGCAGCCTCCGGGTCCCAGGTCGCGACGCCGAGCACGCGCGGGCGCCCGGACCAACAGCCCGGATCGGCGCCCGCGCAGCCCCCCGCGCCGTCGGAGAAACACGTCGAGCTGCCCTTCGACCGCTCCCGGGTGGAGGTCCGCCGCAGTGCCCGGCGCAGCCGCACCGTCTCGGCCTACCGTGAGGGCGACCGCACGGTCGTGCTGATCCCGGCCCGGATGTCGCACGCCGAGGAACAGCGCTGGGTCGCGCAGATGCTGGAGAAGCTGGCCGCCCAGGAGAGCCGCCGGGTGCTCGGCGACGACGCGCTGGCCGTCCGGGCGCGCGAGCTGTCCGCCGCCTACCTGGGCAACCGCGCCCAGCCGGTCCAGGTCCGCTGGGTCACCAACCAGAACTCGCGCTGGGGTTCCTGCACCCCCAGCGAGCGGACCATCCGGCTCTCGCACCGGCTGCAGGGCATGCCGGAGTACGTCGTCGACTACGTGCTGCTGCACGAGCTCGCCCACCTGCTGGTGCCGGACCACGGCGCCTCGTTCTGGGCCCTGCTGGAGGCGTACCCGCGGACGGAGCGGGCGCGCGGCTATCTGGAGGGCGTCGCCTCGGCGGCCCGGCTGCCGCACATCCCGGGCGCCCGGCACGCGGGTCCGCCGGAGGCCGAGCCGGCCGGATCCTGCGGCTGACCGGAGCGCCGCACCCCCGTGGCGGGCGCGGGCGGCGGGCGACGCGGGGCGGACGGGCGCGGGTCAGCGGCGGACGGACGCACGACAGAGGGGGCGCGGGCCCCTGTGGCCCGCGCCCCCTCAGGTCTGTCGCGCCTCAGCCGGTGAGCTGCCGGGCGCGCGCCACCAGGTCGCGCACCGAGTGGTCGGTCAGCTCGGGCAGCTCGTCGAAGCCGAACCAGCGCAGGTCCAGCGACTCCTCGCTGATCAGCGCCTCGGCGCCGGGCGGGGCCACCGCGATGTACTGGACGTCCAGGTGGGTGTTCTCCGGCTGGTCCTTGCCGGTGCAGCGGACCTGGTGCCGGTCGAGCTTGGCCGGTACCGGTACGCCGTCGGCGGCCAGCAGCACGAGGTCCGGGATGCCCGACTCCTCGGTGGCCTCGCGCAGCGCGGCGGAGGCCAGGTCGCGGTCGCCCGGCTCGCAGTGGCCGCCCATCTGCAGCCAGAGGCCGACCTTGGGGTGCAGGGTCAGCAGCACCCGCCCGGCGGCCGGGTCCACCACGGCCGCGCTGGCGGTGATGTGAGCGGGCAGGCAGGAGCGGAACAGACCCTCGGGCTGCTCGGCCAGGTGGTCCAGGTAGTCGAGGCGCAGCCGCTCCTGGTCCGGGCCGGCCGGACGCCAGCCGCTCAGGGTGCGGACCGCGTCCGCGTGCAGGGCGGACGCGCCCGTCTCGGTGAGCGTCATGCGGTCGGCTCGCCCTTCCCGTCCTCGCCGTCGTCCTTCTTCTCCAGGTCGGGCTTGGCGGACTCCGAAGGCTTCGAGGGCTCCGAGGACTTCGACGACCCGCCCGCGGCGGCCTCGCCGAGCAGCTTGTCGATCGCGTCGAAGTCCAGGCCGCCCTCGGTGTCGCCGGCGGTGTCCCGGTGCACGAAGGCGTCCGGGTCGTCCAGGTCGGCGGCGGTGGGGAGCATGTCGGGGTGCTGCCAGAGGTCGTCGCGGCCCTCGATGCCCCGGGCGTCGGCGAGCAGCGCCCAGAGCCGGGCGGCGTCGCGCAGCCGGCGCGGGCGCAGCTCCAGGCCGACCAGGGTGGCGAAGGTCTGCTCGGCGGGTCCGCCGGCCGCACGGCGGCGGCGGACGGTCTCGCGCAGCGCGCCGGCCTGCGGCAGGTGCGGTTCGGCGGCGGTGTGCACCACGGCGTCGACCCAGCCCTCGACCAGCGCGAGCGCCGTCTCCAGACGGGCGAGCGCGGCCTTCTGCTCGGGGGTGTCCTCGGGCTGGAGCAGTCCGCCGGCCAGGGCCTCCTGGAGCGCCTCGGGGTTGCTCGGGTCGAGCTGGCCGGCGAGCTCCTCCATCCGGGAGGTGTCGACCTTGATGCCGCGCGCATAGGCCTCGACGGCGCCGAACAGGTGGGCGCGCAGCCACGGCACGTGGGCGAAGAGGCGCTGGTGGGCGGCCTCGCGCAGGGCGAGGTAGAGCCGGACCTCGTCGGCGGGCACGTTCAGGCCCTCGCCGAACTCGGCGATGTTCTGCGGCAGCAGCGCGGCCTTCCCGGCGGGGGCCAGCGGCAGGCCGACGTCGGTCGAGCCGACCACCTCGGCGGCGAGCGCGCCGAGCGCCTGGCCGATCTGGCTGCCGAACATGGCGCCGCCCATCGAGCGCATCATGCCCATCAGCGGGCCCGCCATGGCCTGCATCTCCTCGGGCAGGACGCCGCCCATGGCCGTGCCCACCCGCTCGGCGACCGGGTCCACGAGGTCCTTCCAGACCGGCAGGGTGGCTTCGATCCACTCGGCCCGGCTCCAGGCGACGGCGGTGCCGGCCCCGGAGGGGAACTCGGTGGCGCCGTCCAGCCAGAGGTCGGCGAGCCGGACGGCCTCGGCGACGGCGGAGCGCTCGGAGGCGCCGACCGACCGGTCCTTGGACTTGCCCTCGACGGGCTCGGCGACGACGGTCTGGCGGGCGATGTCCTTGGCGAGGTCCCAGTTCACCGGGCCGCCCTCGAACGAGAGCATCTGGCCGAGCTGCTGGAAGGCGGCGCCGAGGTCGTTGGGGTTGAGGCCGCCGAACATCGCGGCGAAGGGGTTGTCGCCCCCGCCGGGCCCGCTCGGGGTGCCGGGAGCGCCGGGAGCGCCGGGCATCCCCATGCCGAAGAGCGCGCCGAAGGGGTTCCCGCCGAAGCCGAACGGCTGGGGGCCGCCCTGCTCGCCGCCCTGGTCCTTCTTCTTCTGCTCGTCGCCGGGCTTGCCCTTGCCGTCCTCGGGCTTGCCGTCCTCGGGCTCCTCTGGCGGAACGCCGAATCCGAAGGGAAGGTCGCTCACGGGGTCCTCGATCCGGTCGGCCGTCATGCGGGGTGGTGGCGGAATTTCGGCCCGCCCGGGACGGTCCGCGGAGTGGGGGACTCGCGTTCGGTGGGCGGCTCCCGCACGGCTGGTCCGCGCCGGGTGCACCGCCGGGCCTTCGCCTCGGGCAGGATGGACGTACGTGACACACGCACGTACGCACATAAGCTAACCGTGGAGGATGGCCGGTGAGTTCCCCGCCTTCGGACGTTCGCTCTGGGCTGACCGGAGGAGAGGACGCCCCGGACATCACGGCGTCGCCGCCTCCAGCCTACGGCGGAAGGCCACTGACCGTGGCCGTCACCGGCGCCGCCGGTGTGCTCGGCGAGCGCGTCGCCGCCCGCCTGGTCGCCTCGCCGGGGGTGAGGAAGGTGCTCGCCGTCGACGACCGGCGGGGCGAGGTGCCGGGCGTGCAGTGGCGCGTCCTGGACGTCCGCGACCCGGCGGTGGCCGAGCGGCTGGCCGGTGTGGACGTGGTCGTCCACCTGGCGATGGACCTCGGGATGGAGTCCGATCCGCGCGCCCGCAGCGCCTACAACGTGCGCGGCGCGCAGACCGTGCTGACCGCCGCCGCGGCGGCCGGGGTGCACCGGGTGGTGCTGTGCACCTCCGCGATGGTCTACGGCGCGCTCGCCGACAACGAGGTGCCGCTGGCCGAGGACTCCGAGCTGCGGGCCACCGAGGAGGCCTCGCTGGTCGGCGACCTGCTGGAGATCGAGCGGCTGGCCCGGCGGGCCCCGCGGGCCCACCCGGGGCTGCAGGTGACCGTGCTGCGTCCGGCCGTGGTGGTCGGGCCCGGCGTCGACACCGTGCTGACCCGGCACTTCGAGGCGCCCCGGCTGCTGGTGGTGGCGGGCTCCCGGCCGTGCTGGCAGTTCTGCCACGTGGACGACCTGGCGGCGGCGCTGGAGTACGCGGCGCTCGGGCTGGTCGAGGGCGAGGTCACGGTCGGCTGCGACGGCTGGCTGGAGCAGGAGGACGTGGAGCGGCTGTCAGGCATCCGGCGGATGGAGCTGCCGGCCTCGCTCGCGCTGGGCACCGCGGCCCGGTTGCACCGGCTCGGGCTGACCCCGGCCCCGGCCGGGGACCTCGCGTACACGATGTACCCCTGGGTGGTGTCCGGCAGCCGGCTGCACGAGGCGGGCTGGCGTCCGACCTACACCAACGAGCAGGTGCTGGCGGAGCTGCTGGCGCAGGTCTCCGGGAAGCACGCGGTGGCCGGGCGGCGGCTCGGCGGCAAGGAGGCCGCCACCAGCCTGGGCGCGGCCGGGGCGACGGTGGCGCTGGTCGGTACGGCCGCGCTGGTCCGGCGGGCGCGCAAGCGGCGCCGCTTCTGACCCTTCGACGGCCGCGGCGGGCGGGGCCCGCCGCACCGGTGCCCGCCGCGGTCGGGGTGCCTCAGTTCTCACGATGCGAAATTTCCCAATCGTGATACGGAACCCCCTTGCCCGAAGTCGCCCGCGATGGGGAATCATGGGGGTATGGCCGACAACCACGACCCCATCCGCCTGCTCGCCGTCCGCGACACCCCCCTCTCGCTCGACGAGGTCTACGAGGCGGTCGGCGACGACGCCGCCGGCGGTACGACCGTCTTCGTCGGGACGGTCCGGGACCACGACGGCGGGAAGTCGGTCGCCGCGCTGGAGTACAGCTGCCACCCCTCGGCCGAGCAGGAGATGCGCCGGATCGCCGAGAAGGTCGTCGCGGAGTTCCCGGTCCGGGCGCTCGCCGCGGTGCACCGGATCGGCCGGCTGGAGATCACCGACAAGGCCGTGATCGTCGCCGTCTCCTGCGCCCACCGGGGCGAGGCGTTCGCCGCCGCCCGCCGGCTGATCGACGACCTCAAGCACGAGGTGCCGATCTGGAAGCACCAGGTGTTCTCCGACGGCGAGGAGGAGTGGGTCGGCGCCGGCGGCTGCTGACCCACCCGGAGACCGCCGACGCGCAGGCGCGCCGGGCCTTCACCCGAACGGGTCCGGGCCGGCGCCCCGGATACTCCCTGGCAGTGAGCCGATCGGCCGTGCCGTAACCCGGACGGCGCCACCCGCGTTCTCCGGCGGGGTGGTTAGTCTGCTCATAGACACGACGAGCTGGGAGTACTGATATGGCTGCGCTCGCCTGGTTGATCATTCCTGTCATCGCCGCACTGTTCGCCGCCGTGTGGGCGGGCTGGGCCCAGCGGTCCCCCAGAGCCACCGGTGACCCCGCCTCCCTCGCCGAGCACCGGCGCTTCATGGCCGCCATGGAACGCACCACCGCCGCCCCCGGCCCGGGCGAGGACCCCGGCCGGTAGCCCGGCGGGCGTGGCGTCGGGCGCGTCCCGTACTGTCGAGGCATGCCACGCCGCTCTGCGACGATGCTCGCCGCCACCCTGCTGCTCATAGCGCTGCTCTGCGCGTCGGTGATGATGAAGGTGCCGTACACGGAGATGAGCCCGGGGCCGACGTACAACACGCTCGGGGTGCAGGAGAAGACGGGCACGCCGGTGATCACCGTCACCGGCCACGAGTCCTACCCGGTGAGCGGCCACCTCAACATGACCACCGTCCAGGTCACCGGTGCCAAGTACGAGCCCAGCCTGGTCAACGCGGTGGTCGGGTGGCTCCGGGACGACGTGCTGGTGGTACCGCACGACAACGTCTACCCGAAGGGCCAGACGGACGCCGACGCCAAGCGGCAGAACGCCGAGGAGTTCGCGCTCTCCGAGGACCACGCGCGGACGGCGGCGCTGACCCAGCTCGGCATCCCGGTCGGTAACGAGCTGATCGTCCAGTCGGTCACGGCCGGGGCCCCGGCCGAGGGCAAGCTGCACGCCGGGGACCGGATCATCGCGGTCGACGGCGCCCCGGTCACCGACGCGGACAGCGTGGCGAAGGCCGTCACCAAGCACCAGCCCGGCGAGACGGCCGTCTTCACCGTGGTGCCGATGGTCAAGGACGCGAGCAAGGCGGACCCGGCGGCGGCCCGGACCGACATCGCCGTCCCGACCGTGAAGTCCCCCGACACCGGCGCCGCCATGGTCGGCATCCGGCCCGGCGTGCGGCACACCTACCCGTTCCAGATCGACATCGGCCTCCAGGACGTCGGCGGGCCGAGCGCGGGCCTGATGTTCTCGCTGGGCATCATCGACAAGCTGACGCCGGAGGACCTCACCGGCGGCAAGTTCGTCGCGGGGACGGGCACCATCGACGACGCCGGCGGCGTCGGGCCGATCGGCGGGATATCGATGAAGCTGATCGCGGCCCGGGACGCCGGCGCCCAGTACTTCTTCACCCCGGCCGCCAACTGCGCCGAGGCCGGCAAGAACACCCCGTCCGGACTGACCCTGATCAGGACCGAGACGCTGGACGGCGCGCTGAAGTCGCTGGAGCAGGTGCGCAGCGGCCAGACCGCCGCGCTGCCCTCCTGCGCCACCGGCTGACCGGCCGGACACCGCGGGCCCCGGACGGTCCCGTCCGGGGCCCGCGGCGTACCGGTCGTGGCCTAGGAGAAGGTGGCGAGCAGCGCCGCGGTCAGGCCGGGGACGAGGTCGGGGCCGGTCAGCACCTCGCGGGCGACGTCCTTGGAGCGCAGCCGCAGGGCGATCTCCCGCTTGCCGTCGCGCAGCACGGCGGCGGTGATCCGCACTTCCTCGCGGTTGGGGTGGTTGGCCACCCAGTCGGCGAGCTGGGCGTCGCTGGCGTTGCGCGGGCGGGACTGCTCGGCGCCCGGCGGCAGCATCAGCCGCTCGACCACCAGGGCGCAGCCGACCACCGCGTCGGGCCAGGCGATGGTGCCCAGGAACTTGTCCAGCTCCATGCCTTCGGGCAGTTCGTCCTGCTCGATCGGGGTGAGGC of the Kitasatospora sp. NBC_01246 genome contains:
- a CDS encoding M48 metallopeptidase family protein, which encodes MPFDRSRVEVRRSARRSRTVSAYREGDRTVVLIPARMSHAEEQRWVAQMLEKLAAQESRRVLGDDALAVRARELSAAYLGNRAQPVQVRWVTNQNSRWGSCTPSERTIRLSHRLQGMPEYVVDYVLLHELAHLLVPDHGASFWALLEAYPRTERARGYLEGVASAARLPHIPGARHAGPPEAEPAGSCG
- a CDS encoding NUDIX hydrolase, encoding MTLTETGASALHADAVRTLSGWRPAGPDQERLRLDYLDHLAEQPEGLFRSCLPAHITASAAVVDPAAGRVLLTLHPKVGLWLQMGGHCEPGDRDLASAALREATEESGIPDLVLLAADGVPVPAKLDRHQVRCTGKDQPENTHLDVQYIAVAPPGAEALISEESLDLRWFGFDELPELTDHSVRDLVARARQLTG
- a CDS encoding zinc-dependent metalloprotease — protein: MSDLPFGFGVPPEEPEDGKPEDGKGKPGDEQKKKDQGGEQGGPQPFGFGGNPFGALFGMGMPGAPGAPGTPSGPGGGDNPFAAMFGGLNPNDLGAAFQQLGQMLSFEGGPVNWDLAKDIARQTVVAEPVEGKSKDRSVGASERSAVAEAVRLADLWLDGATEFPSGAGTAVAWSRAEWIEATLPVWKDLVDPVAERVGTAMGGVLPEEMQAMAGPLMGMMRSMGGAMFGSQIGQALGALAAEVVGSTDVGLPLAPAGKAALLPQNIAEFGEGLNVPADEVRLYLALREAAHQRLFAHVPWLRAHLFGAVEAYARGIKVDTSRMEELAGQLDPSNPEALQEALAGGLLQPEDTPEQKAALARLETALALVEGWVDAVVHTAAEPHLPQAGALRETVRRRRAAGGPAEQTFATLVGLELRPRRLRDAARLWALLADARGIEGRDDLWQHPDMLPTAADLDDPDAFVHRDTAGDTEGGLDFDAIDKLLGEAAAGGSSKSSEPSKPSESAKPDLEKKDDGEDGKGEPTA
- a CDS encoding NAD-dependent epimerase/dehydratase family protein, with amino-acid sequence MSSPPSDVRSGLTGGEDAPDITASPPPAYGGRPLTVAVTGAAGVLGERVAARLVASPGVRKVLAVDDRRGEVPGVQWRVLDVRDPAVAERLAGVDVVVHLAMDLGMESDPRARSAYNVRGAQTVLTAAAAAGVHRVVLCTSAMVYGALADNEVPLAEDSELRATEEASLVGDLLEIERLARRAPRAHPGLQVTVLRPAVVVGPGVDTVLTRHFEAPRLLVVAGSRPCWQFCHVDDLAAALEYAALGLVEGEVTVGCDGWLEQEDVERLSGIRRMELPASLALGTAARLHRLGLTPAPAGDLAYTMYPWVVSGSRLHEAGWRPTYTNEQVLAELLAQVSGKHAVAGRRLGGKEAATSLGAAGATVALVGTAALVRRARKRRRF
- a CDS encoding molybdenum cofactor biosynthesis protein MoaE; this encodes MADNHDPIRLLAVRDTPLSLDEVYEAVGDDAAGGTTVFVGTVRDHDGGKSVAALEYSCHPSAEQEMRRIAEKVVAEFPVRALAAVHRIGRLEITDKAVIVAVSCAHRGEAFAAARRLIDDLKHEVPIWKHQVFSDGEEEWVGAGGC
- a CDS encoding YlbL family protein — translated: MPRRSATMLAATLLLIALLCASVMMKVPYTEMSPGPTYNTLGVQEKTGTPVITVTGHESYPVSGHLNMTTVQVTGAKYEPSLVNAVVGWLRDDVLVVPHDNVYPKGQTDADAKRQNAEEFALSEDHARTAALTQLGIPVGNELIVQSVTAGAPAEGKLHAGDRIIAVDGAPVTDADSVAKAVTKHQPGETAVFTVVPMVKDASKADPAAARTDIAVPTVKSPDTGAAMVGIRPGVRHTYPFQIDIGLQDVGGPSAGLMFSLGIIDKLTPEDLTGGKFVAGTGTIDDAGGVGPIGGISMKLIAARDAGAQYFFTPAANCAEAGKNTPSGLTLIRTETLDGALKSLEQVRSGQTAALPSCATG
- a CDS encoding PPA1309 family protein, which encodes MSDVSNSPDDVSKLPAATPLTRAALEIDEYAATLGWDLPARLFALVDSAALLKADPGIAKKLGLSDSPEAGLTPIEQDELPEGMELDKFLGTIAWPDAVVGCALVVERLMLPPGAEQSRPRNASDAQLADWVANHPNREEVRITAAVLRDGKREIALRLRSKDVAREVLTGPDLVPGLTAALLATFS